One genomic segment of Sparus aurata chromosome 24, fSpaAur1.1, whole genome shotgun sequence includes these proteins:
- the LOC115577287 gene encoding OX-2 membrane glycoprotein-like, producing MCGPALHLCLLLWIVGAAVSRTKGEVTAPASLSAEAGGSLVLSCSITTAAGDTVRQVRWHNKHNKILLAYEQSAPIRFSHRNPKVQLTASHNGASSITIENVQPDDGGCYRCVFDVYPTGLQEGKTCVSVIGKVRLEGNKTAMSGQTATLSCGYSIPERVLQVLWRKTAEQGDTITVAAYAKGGHQTITDQFMGRVSLSRSLGDTQLTIQQARTEDEACYTCEFHTYPDGTKSGTACLSVYVLPKPEVNHVASSSGYTEANCTAQSRPAAEITWDFGGDNRTLGPPISSAYEQGDGTTIVTSTLIFQSGLLNDRTVKCIVDHKGLAKPLTVSLNTNMGPAMVILLSVCGVAAVLLLCLCVCLCKCFICTDD from the exons ATGTGTGGACCTGCCCTGCACCTGTGTCTGCTACTCTGGATAGTAGGGGCGGCTGTTTCCAGGACGAAAG GTGAAGTGACAGCTCCCGCCAGTCTGAGCGCAGAGGCCGGTGGTTCCCTCGTCCTCAGCTGCAGCATCACCACTGCAGCAGGCGACACTGTGCGGCAAGTGCGCTGGCACAACAAGCACAACAAGATCCTGTTGGCGTACGAGCAGAGCGCCCCCATCCGCTTCAGCCACAGAAACCCCAAAGTGCAGCTCACCGCCTCGCACAACGGCGCCAGCTCCATCACCATCGAGAACGTGCAGCCTGATGACGGGGGCTGCTACAGATGCGTCTTCGACGTTTATCCAACGGGACTGCAGGAAGGAAAGACGTGCGTCAGCGTCATCG GTAAAGTGCGCCTAGAGGGCAACAAGACGGCCATGAGCGGGCAGACGGCCACCCTGTCGTGCGGGTACAGCATCCCTGAGAGGGTGCTCCAGGTGCTGTGGAGGAAGACGGCCGAGCAGGGCGACACCATCACCGTGGCCGCCTACGCTAAGGGCGGCCACCAGACCATAACTGACCAGTTCATGGGTCGGGTTAGCCTGAGCCGCAGCCTGGGTGACACCCAGCTGACCATCCAGCAGGCCAGGACGGAGGACGAGGCGTGCTACACCTGCGAGTTCCACACGTACCCGGACGGCACTAAAAGCGGCACCGCCTGCCTCTCAGTGTACG TTTTACCCAAACCAGAGGTGAACCACGTCGCCTCCTCCTCAGGGTACACCGAGGCCAACTGCACCGCCCAGTCCCGACCCGCAGCCGAGATCACGTGGGACTTCGGCGGGGACAACCGGACGCTCGGGCCGCCCATTTCCTCGGCCTACGAGCAGGGCGACGGCACGACGATAGTGACGAGCACGCTGATCTTCCAGTCGGGGCTGCTCAACGACCGGACCGTCAAGTGCATCGTGGACCACAAGGGTCTCGCGAAGCCCCTCACGGTGTCGCTCAACACAAACA tgGGTCCAGCCATGGTCATCCTGCTGTCGGTGTGTGGCGTGGCGGCCGTCCTcctcctgtgtctgtgtgtgtgtctctgcaagTGCTTCATCTGTACCGACG
- the LOC115576538 gene encoding OX-2 membrane glycoprotein-like isoform X1: MERRPVVHLLCVLGVFHRGLTDLIRTRRTVTAAVGEEAGFRCELLQSKDVVQVTWHKVLPDREETLASYTTRYGQKVNPAFKDKVGFTDAGLQNSSIFIRNVTEEDEGCYLCLFNADPEGALIGKTCLQVYELHEPVLHVRESGSEETVVSCSATGRPAPTVTLTVLRDNVHFPGNSSVSVNNTNGTVTVTSTAVLTRLHHMDTEVRCAVRVLSAPQKEEVRMIPAEVKQSAEGSSCIIIIITAFSVVAVGCVAVIITVLLIRKPWNSSSRRDPEGRETPKKTNEITENKTPLLQKINELIRRHVSPKVSSSTTGTNQQPSGNETPLMEEMKELIRLQMSTGQKKESNSAKVSSSTRGTKQQLSENKTPLMKDDNEQVRRRVSTAKKKEKDSPKVLTSATGPKRKLEYNNSQRFMDRE; this comes from the exons ATGGAGCGCAGACCAGTCGTtcatctgttgtgtgtgttgggagtCTTTCACAGAG GTCTGACAGATCTGATACGAACACGGaggactgtgactgcagctgttGGAGAAGAAGCTGGTTTCAGGTGTGAGCTGCTGCAGTCTAAAGATGTTGTTCAGGTCACCTGGCACAAAGTTTTacctgacagagaggagacacttGCTTCTTACACTACTAGATATGGTCAAAAAGTGAATCCTGCCTTTAAAGATAAAGTAGGGTTTACAGATGCTGGACTGCAGAACAGCTCCATCTTCATCAGAAACGtgacagaggaagatgaaggctgCTATCTCTGTTTGTTCAACGCCGACCCTGAAGGTGCTCTCATTGGTAAAACCTGCCTCCAAGTCTACG AGCTGCATGAACCCGTTCTCCATGTGAGAGAATCAGGCTCTGAGGAGACAGTGGTGTCCTGCTCGGCCACAGGTCGACCTGCTCCCACAGTGACATTAACTGTCCTGAGAGACAACGTCCACTTTCCTGGAAACAGCTCCGTCAGTGTGAACAACACCAACGGTACAGTCACTGTCACCTCTACAGCTGTGCTGACTCGTCTCCATCACATGGACACAGAGGTTAGATGTGCAGTGCGagtgctctctgctcctcagaaaGAGGAGGTCAGGATGATTCCTGCTGAAGTCAAACAGTCTGCTGAAG GTTCCTCCtgtatcatcattattattacagcATTCTCTGTCGTGGCCGTTGGTTGTGTTGCAGTCATCATCACAGTCCTGCTGATACGAAAACCCTGGAACAG TTCGTCACGCAGAGACCCAGAGGGCAGAGAGACACCCAAAAAAACTAACGAAATCACTGA GAACAAAACACCTTTACTGCAGAAAATAAACGAGCTGATTAGACGACATGTGTCCCCGAAAGTCTCGTCCTCAACAACAGGAACGAACCAACAACCATCTGG GAACGAAACACCTTTAATGGAGGAAATGAAGGAGCTGATAAGACTACAGATGTCTACtggacaaaagaaagaaagcaactCCGCAAAAGTCTCATCCTCAACAAGAGGAACTAAACAACAACTGTCTGA GAACAAAACACCTTTAATGAAGGACGACAACGAGCAGGTAAGACGACGTGTGTCTactgcaaaaaagaaagaaaaggactCCCCAAAAGTCTTGACCTCAGCAACAGGACCTAAACGAAAACTTGAGTACAACAATAGTCAACGATTTATGGACAGAGAATAA
- the LOC115576538 gene encoding OX-2 membrane glycoprotein-like isoform X3, producing the protein MERRPVVHLLCVLGVFHRGLTDLIRTRRTVTAAVGEEAGFRCELLQSKDVVQVTWHKVLPDREETLASYTTRYGQKVNPAFKDKVGFTDAGLQNSSIFIRNVTEEDEGCYLCLFNADPEGALIGKTCLQVYELHEPVLHVRESGSEETVVSCSATGRPAPTVTLTVLRDNVHFPGNSSVSVNNTNGTVTVTSTAVLTRLHHMDTEVRCAVRVLSAPQKEEVRMIPAEVKQSAEAFSVVAVGCVAVIITVLLIRKPWNSSSRRDPEGRETPKKTNEITENKTPLLQKINELIRRHVSPKVSSSTTGTNQQPSGNETPLMEEMKELIRLQMSTGQKKESNSAKVSSSTRGTKQQLSENKTPLMKDDNEQVRRRVSTAKKKEKDSPKVLTSATGPKRKLEYNNSQRFMDRE; encoded by the exons ATGGAGCGCAGACCAGTCGTtcatctgttgtgtgtgttgggagtCTTTCACAGAG GTCTGACAGATCTGATACGAACACGGaggactgtgactgcagctgttGGAGAAGAAGCTGGTTTCAGGTGTGAGCTGCTGCAGTCTAAAGATGTTGTTCAGGTCACCTGGCACAAAGTTTTacctgacagagaggagacacttGCTTCTTACACTACTAGATATGGTCAAAAAGTGAATCCTGCCTTTAAAGATAAAGTAGGGTTTACAGATGCTGGACTGCAGAACAGCTCCATCTTCATCAGAAACGtgacagaggaagatgaaggctgCTATCTCTGTTTGTTCAACGCCGACCCTGAAGGTGCTCTCATTGGTAAAACCTGCCTCCAAGTCTACG AGCTGCATGAACCCGTTCTCCATGTGAGAGAATCAGGCTCTGAGGAGACAGTGGTGTCCTGCTCGGCCACAGGTCGACCTGCTCCCACAGTGACATTAACTGTCCTGAGAGACAACGTCCACTTTCCTGGAAACAGCTCCGTCAGTGTGAACAACACCAACGGTACAGTCACTGTCACCTCTACAGCTGTGCTGACTCGTCTCCATCACATGGACACAGAGGTTAGATGTGCAGTGCGagtgctctctgctcctcagaaaGAGGAGGTCAGGATGATTCCTGCTGAAGTCAAACAGTCTGCTGAAG cATTCTCTGTCGTGGCCGTTGGTTGTGTTGCAGTCATCATCACAGTCCTGCTGATACGAAAACCCTGGAACAG TTCGTCACGCAGAGACCCAGAGGGCAGAGAGACACCCAAAAAAACTAACGAAATCACTGA GAACAAAACACCTTTACTGCAGAAAATAAACGAGCTGATTAGACGACATGTGTCCCCGAAAGTCTCGTCCTCAACAACAGGAACGAACCAACAACCATCTGG GAACGAAACACCTTTAATGGAGGAAATGAAGGAGCTGATAAGACTACAGATGTCTACtggacaaaagaaagaaagcaactCCGCAAAAGTCTCATCCTCAACAAGAGGAACTAAACAACAACTGTCTGA GAACAAAACACCTTTAATGAAGGACGACAACGAGCAGGTAAGACGACGTGTGTCTactgcaaaaaagaaagaaaaggactCCCCAAAAGTCTTGACCTCAGCAACAGGACCTAAACGAAAACTTGAGTACAACAATAGTCAACGATTTATGGACAGAGAATAA
- the LOC115576538 gene encoding OX-2 membrane glycoprotein-like isoform X2, translating to MERRPVVHLLCVLGVFHRGLTDLIRTRRTVTAAVGEEAGFRCELLQSKDVVQVTWHKVLPDREETLASYTTRYGQKVNPAFKDKVGFTDAGLQNSSIFIRNVTEEDEGCYLCLFNADPEGALIGKTCLQVYELHEPVLHVRESGSEETVVSCSATGRPAPTVTLTVLRDNVHFPGNSSVSVNNTNGTVTVTSTAVLTRLHHMDTEVRCAVRVLSAPQKEEVRMIPAEVKQSAEGSSWIVIIAVFSVVAVGCVAVIITVLLKRKPWNSSSRRDPEGRETPKKTNEITENKTPLLQKINELIRRHVSPKVSSSTTGTNQQPSGNETPLMEEMKELIRLQMSTGQKKESNSAKVSSSTRGTKQQLSENKTPLMKDDNEQVRRRVSTAKKKEKDSPKVLTSATGPKRKLEYNNSQRFMDRE from the exons ATGGAGCGCAGACCAGTCGTtcatctgttgtgtgtgttgggagtCTTTCACAGAG GTCTGACAGATCTGATACGAACACGGaggactgtgactgcagctgttGGAGAAGAAGCTGGTTTCAGGTGTGAGCTGCTGCAGTCTAAAGATGTTGTTCAGGTCACCTGGCACAAAGTTTTacctgacagagaggagacacttGCTTCTTACACTACTAGATATGGTCAAAAAGTGAATCCTGCCTTTAAAGATAAAGTAGGGTTTACAGATGCTGGACTGCAGAACAGCTCCATCTTCATCAGAAACGtgacagaggaagatgaaggctgCTATCTCTGTTTGTTCAACGCCGACCCTGAAGGTGCTCTCATTGGTAAAACCTGCCTCCAAGTCTACG AGCTGCATGAACCCGTTCTCCATGTGAGAGAATCAGGCTCTGAGGAGACAGTGGTGTCCTGCTCGGCCACAGGTCGACCTGCTCCCACAGTGACATTAACTGTCCTGAGAGACAACGTCCACTTTCCTGGAAACAGCTCCGTCAGTGTGAACAACACCAACGGTACAGTCACTGTCACCTCTACAGCTGTGCTGACTCGTCTCCATCACATGGACACAGAGGTTAGATGTGCAGTGCGagtgctctctgctcctcagaaaGAGGAGGTCAGGATGATTCCTGCTGAAGTCAAACAGTCTGCTGAAG GTTCCTCCTGGATTGTTATTATAGCAGTGTTCTCTGTAGTAGCGGTTGGTTGTGTTGCAGTCATCATCACAGTCCTGCTGAAACGAAAACCCTGGAACAG TTCGTCACGCAGAGACCCAGAGGGCAGAGAGACACCCAAAAAAACTAACGAAATCACTGA GAACAAAACACCTTTACTGCAGAAAATAAACGAGCTGATTAGACGACATGTGTCCCCGAAAGTCTCGTCCTCAACAACAGGAACGAACCAACAACCATCTGG GAACGAAACACCTTTAATGGAGGAAATGAAGGAGCTGATAAGACTACAGATGTCTACtggacaaaagaaagaaagcaactCCGCAAAAGTCTCATCCTCAACAAGAGGAACTAAACAACAACTGTCTGA GAACAAAACACCTTTAATGAAGGACGACAACGAGCAGGTAAGACGACGTGTGTCTactgcaaaaaagaaagaaaaggactCCCCAAAAGTCTTGACCTCAGCAACAGGACCTAAACGAAAACTTGAGTACAACAATAGTCAACGATTTATGGACAGAGAATAA